In Nostoc sp. GT001, a genomic segment contains:
- a CDS encoding cation-transporting P-type ATPase, which produces MTVTSEKIIQPREWHNLPALKVAQHLEANLETGLTSDEVVKRQERFGANELKGKRGTSPVLRFLLQFNQPLLYILLIAGAIKALIGQWVNAWVIWGVTLINAIIGFIQESKAESAIAALASSVQTNATILRNGQKVQVPSTELVPGDLVLLTSGDKVPADLRLIKSRNLQVNESSLTGESVATEKNTQPLNTDTALAERLNMAYAGSFVTFGTGSGIVVAIGEATETGRISQLIEQGTSLKTPLTRKFDKFSRTLLYIILGIAALTFAVGLGYGNTWAEMFEAAVAFAVSAIPEGLPAVVTVTLAIGVSRMARRNAIVRKLPAVETLGGATVICSDKTGTLTENQMTVQAIYVGGEQYTATGTGYAPEGEILLDEQPIDWQNLPALAECLKAGLLCNDSYLEQKEGQWQVFGDPTEGALIAVADKVGLHRNNLEAQMPRLDVIPFESEFQYMATLHEDGSRENSSRVKTIYVKGSVEAILKRCQQMLNAEGNLTSVDAETIHQEVDVMANLGLRVLAFANKSVSHAQDSLDHADIEKDLVFLGLQGMIDPPRSEAIKAVEACQNAGIQVKMITGDHAVTARAIAQSMGFNKNGEVLAFTGSELAQMDQSELATAIEDGAVFARVAPEQKLRIVEALQAKGEVVAMTGDGVNDAPALKQADIGIAMGGAGTEVAKEASDMILTDDNFASIEAAVEEGRTVYRNLLKAIAFILPVNGGESMTILISVLFARELPILSLQVLWLNMVNSIAMTVPLAFEPKSERVMQQSPRSPREPLLSKSLVKRILAISLFNWILIFGVFEWIRQTTGNIDLARTMAIQALVAGRIFYLLSISQLGIALVNTIRGVRQTFSDASAMGIGIATTIVLQIVFSQWNLMNSLFSTAPLNLNQWLICFLIGLPMIGVSIIVNRFDPLN; this is translated from the coding sequence ATGACAGTAACATCTGAAAAAATCATCCAGCCACGTGAATGGCACAATCTACCTGCATTAAAGGTAGCTCAACATTTAGAGGCAAATCTAGAAACAGGTTTAACTTCAGATGAGGTAGTAAAACGACAAGAACGTTTTGGTGCTAATGAACTTAAGGGCAAACGTGGAACCAGCCCAGTATTAAGATTTTTGTTGCAATTTAACCAACCGTTACTGTACATTTTGCTGATTGCGGGTGCAATTAAAGCCTTAATTGGACAATGGGTAAATGCTTGGGTAATTTGGGGTGTAACCCTAATTAATGCGATTATCGGTTTTATTCAAGAATCGAAAGCTGAAAGTGCGATCGCAGCTTTAGCTTCTTCAGTACAAACTAATGCAACTATCCTTCGCAACGGCCAAAAGGTACAAGTTCCCTCAACGGAGTTAGTACCAGGGGATTTGGTACTACTTACTTCTGGCGATAAAGTACCAGCGGATTTGCGTTTGATAAAATCCCGAAATCTACAAGTGAATGAATCATCGCTTACAGGTGAGTCAGTCGCTACTGAAAAAAATACACAGCCATTGAATACAGATACAGCCTTAGCTGAACGCCTCAATATGGCTTATGCTGGTAGCTTTGTAACTTTTGGTACTGGTAGTGGAATTGTGGTGGCCATTGGAGAAGCCACAGAAACCGGGCGCATTTCCCAACTCATCGAGCAAGGAACGAGTCTGAAAACTCCCTTAACTCGAAAATTTGATAAATTTAGCCGTACCTTGCTGTACATCATTCTCGGCATCGCGGCGTTGACATTTGCCGTCGGGTTGGGATACGGCAATACCTGGGCAGAAATGTTTGAAGCGGCTGTTGCTTTTGCTGTGAGTGCGATTCCTGAAGGATTGCCAGCTGTAGTAACTGTGACACTAGCAATCGGGGTTTCGCGGATGGCGCGGCGAAATGCGATCGTTCGGAAATTGCCAGCGGTGGAAACTCTTGGCGGTGCTACAGTCATCTGCTCTGACAAAACCGGGACGCTAACTGAAAACCAGATGACTGTACAAGCAATTTATGTCGGTGGTGAACAATATACGGCTACTGGTACGGGATATGCACCAGAAGGAGAAATTTTATTAGATGAACAGCCAATAGATTGGCAGAATCTTCCCGCTTTAGCAGAATGTCTCAAAGCCGGTTTGTTATGTAATGACTCGTATTTAGAACAAAAGGAAGGACAATGGCAGGTTTTTGGCGATCCGACAGAGGGAGCATTGATCGCTGTTGCTGATAAAGTTGGACTACATCGCAATAACTTAGAAGCCCAAATGCCCAGACTAGATGTTATCCCATTTGAGTCTGAGTTTCAATATATGGCAACTTTGCATGAAGATGGGAGTAGAGAAAATTCTTCACGAGTTAAAACTATTTACGTTAAAGGTTCGGTAGAGGCAATTCTGAAACGTTGTCAGCAGATGTTAAATGCTGAGGGAAACCTTACCTCCGTAGATGCAGAAACCATACATCAAGAAGTTGATGTGATGGCGAATCTTGGTTTACGGGTGCTAGCTTTTGCGAATAAATCTGTATCCCATGCTCAAGATTCACTCGATCATGCAGATATCGAAAAGGATTTGGTTTTCTTGGGATTGCAAGGGATGATCGATCCGCCCAGAAGCGAGGCTATCAAGGCAGTAGAAGCCTGTCAAAATGCTGGGATTCAAGTCAAAATGATTACAGGCGATCATGCTGTGACTGCAAGAGCGATCGCTCAAAGTATGGGCTTTAATAAAAATGGTGAAGTTCTCGCTTTTACAGGCAGTGAACTGGCTCAAATGGATCAATCAGAACTGGCTACAGCGATAGAAGATGGGGCAGTATTCGCCCGTGTTGCACCAGAACAGAAACTCCGCATCGTTGAAGCCCTGCAAGCTAAAGGAGAGGTTGTTGCCATGACTGGGGATGGTGTTAATGATGCACCAGCCTTGAAACAAGCAGATATTGGTATTGCAATGGGAGGTGCTGGTACAGAGGTAGCCAAAGAAGCCTCAGATATGATTTTAACTGATGATAACTTTGCTTCAATAGAAGCCGCCGTCGAGGAAGGGCGGACTGTTTATCGAAATTTGCTCAAAGCGATCGCCTTTATCCTACCCGTTAATGGTGGCGAATCGATGACAATTTTGATTAGTGTATTATTTGCCAGAGAATTACCAATTTTATCTTTACAAGTTTTGTGGCTGAATATGGTTAATTCCATTGCCATGACAGTACCCTTAGCCTTTGAGCCAAAGTCTGAACGGGTAATGCAACAATCACCACGCAGCCCCCGCGAACCGTTACTTTCTAAAAGTTTAGTCAAGCGGATTCTGGCAATTTCTCTCTTCAACTGGATTTTGATTTTTGGTGTATTTGAATGGATACGACAAACTACAGGAAATATCGATTTAGCCCGAACAATGGCAATTCAGGCTTTAGTAGCCGGGAGAATTTTTTATCTTTTAAGTATTAGTCAATTAGGAATTGCTCTAGTTAATACGATTCGGGGAGTCAGACAGACATTTAGTGATGCCTCAGCAATGGGAATTGGTATCGCTACTACCATAGTTTTACAGATTGTTTTTAGTCAGTGGAACTTAATGAATAGCTTATTTTCTACTGCTCCCCTGAACTTGAATCAATGGTTAATTTGCTTCCTTATAGGATTGCCAATGATTGGAGTATCAATTATAGTAAATCGTTTCGATCCTCTCAACTGA